GGCATGGAATAAAAAAAATCATGTAATGTTTGAAATATGAGTAGGTGATTTGAAGCAtgcttcttcagtagtggaataaaGACAATTAGCAAAAAGTGTTGTCaagaaatactggagtgatgttTGATTGGTCTATAATCAATTTTATGAACAATTTATTATACTGCATCcatgtgtatataatatatacacacaaacatctGCAACAATTATCATGTTACAAGTATTTTCTTCAACTTGTAGaaaacagctagctacattttgaagtgttgcattttggTTCAAGTGTAACACAGCTCTTTTGTTAGTCACTTTTTGTTCAATAATACCctttcaattcagagcctggattttccCCTGAGGAtaatatccatatcatgctgCAATCAATTGAACAGGGCAAACGATAAGGTAGAACATCTTTAAAATACtcatactacaatgttaaaacattctacattgtgacatcattaaaatactcctactaatgttaaaacattctacattgtgacatcattaaaaatACTCTTActaatgttaaaacattctacattgtgacattatttaattgatatcatgaaacaactccatgtattttctgatgtttaatcagagatcttttatcagagtatctcttgtcACATATATTACAGCtatgaggtttctctcctgtgtgtgttctctggtgtgaagtcagctggctagatgtagtaaaactcttcccacattgattacaactataaggtttctctcctgtgtgtgttctctggtgtgaagtCAGCTGGCTAGATGAaggaaaactcttcccacattgatcacagctataaggcttctctcctgtgtgtgttctctggtgtcgaATTAGATGGCTTGATGTAGGAAAATtattcccacattgattacagctataaggtttctctcctgtgtgtgttctctggtgtgaagtCAGCTGACTAGATGTaggaaaactcttcccacattgatcacagttaaaaggcttctctcctgtgtgtgttctctggtgtcgaATCAGATGGCTTGATGTATGAAaattcttcccacattgattacagctataaggtttctctcctgtgtgtgttctctggtgtgaagtCAGCTGGtgagatgtagtaaaactcttcccacattgatcacagatataaggtttctctcccgtgTGAATTCTCATGTGTATTTTTAGTGAATCTGATCTTAAGAAACCCTTCCTGCAGTTCGAGCAGCTATAAGATTTCTTTCCAGTGTGAATTCTCATGTGTATTTTTAGTGAATCTGATCTTAAGAAACGCTTCccgcagtcagagcagcagtatggtttctctcctgtggaTCTCTGCTGATGTTTCTTGAGGTGTTTTGatgtggagagactcttctctgcctcatcagcatcatgaggttgttgaggccCCCCAGATGATCCAGGATAgtcacgtctctctcctgtgtgaacaaaaCGTCAAACAGATGGTTTAAGGCCCACAACAGCAAAAATCCACTGTAAAAAGGTGATGCCAACAGCGTAGCCATTATGTTGTACAAACAATGACGTCTTTAAtgaatgttaattatttgacaatTGTCTTAAGTCAAGTGAACAACAATAGTCATATTTTGTCTCGTTTTCACATTAGTAGTGACATCGACGATTGTATGCTAGAAATAAGTTTTTTAAGTTGTTGAAATCCTAAACAGTGTGCCAGACAacttttggtctccaatataGGCACCTTTCTGTAGGTCTAttttgttgttaggtgaagttatgggtcctacagtaggtctatgttgttggtaggtgaagttatgggtcctacagtaggtctttgttactgttaggtgaagttatggttcctacagtaggtctatggtatTGGTATAACTAGGGATTTCTGCATTAGCATGGAGGAGTTTCTGCAACCAAATTGCGTTTTAGcaaacagagggcagagagcGATGCAGAGAGCGATGCACCtatttggggatgtctgatagtaTTTACGCACCCCCACTAATGatttgtggagcttctcaaagtaatttttcttcacctcaaacagcaagtaaacaaagtcttaCTAAAATCAATTGGcaaatgacaatagttcctcaaagtaTTTGTAAAATATTTCCAGCTCTCCCTCTTGATAACCACTCGACATGAAAGGGAAAAGTGTAATaatctgatccagtggaaatgtcataaaatacctgattacttcttaccCCTtacacaaatagcctacagctgtatCTGTCCCAAACTCACTGGCGCGGGAAACTTTGAGGGCCAAGAATATTTTATATCAAGTTTCAGACCGACGGGTGATAGTTGATACACTGTTTCAAGTTCTGTGTAGACAGGCCATGcgcagccaatgtgatttatttttatctggatattttctagctgtttttatttgttggctttatgtaggccatTTTTATgtagttggcaatggcaataaaagTTATTTAAATTTGTATAATTTTCACTTCGATTTATATAGAATATAGATTAATCACAGATAATGATTTTGAGATAAAGACTTATAataattattactattataaattaaattaaactctCCCAGTAAAATGTGAAAATTAAAATCATAATTGGCaccagatcagtagaaatgggaAGATAAATTGGCACTacaaatggaaaaggttgccgacTGCTGTTGTAGTCTGTTGTTTCCATGATTACTGGAAACTTTAGGAGCATAACGTCAGAATTTTCGAagaagagttttttttttttatggttaGGCTATCTCTGGTTCCCTCAAGTAATTTGTGTGTCTCAATTATTTAATGAAACGGGGGAttcctatgttgatgatgtaaagaatatttgctgctctgtggtgtgtaatgaggagcaaccagacactgcacgcatttatgaaattgcttattccagttactaataaccatacacccattaagaaaatgactgtcgAAACTTAAAtctccttggattgatgaggaattgaaaaatagTATGGTTGAaaaggatgaggcaaaaggaatggcaaataagtctggctgtacaactgattggcaaacatcctgcaaattgagaaatcatgtgactaaactgaataaaaaaaaggaaaacgacacaatgaaacaaagataaatgacaaagaatgatagtaaaaagcttttgAGAACCTTACATacaattttgggaaaaaattaactgaatcagatggctcattcatcacaaagcccactacttttatgtttttttcattggcaagattagcaaacttaggcatgacatacCAGCAGCAAACGCTGACACtccacatccaagtatatctgaccaaattatgagacaagcattgtaatttagaattctgtaaagtcagtgtggaagaggtgaaaaaaaatattgttgtctatcaacaatgacaagccaccggggtctgacaatctaaaTGCAAAATTAATGAGGATAATAGGGGACTacattgccactcctattttccgtatctttaatttaagcctactagagagcgtgtgccctcaggcctggagtgaAGCTAAAGTCATTCGACATGCGCTATGCTCTGCatagttagctccaggtaaaatGTTGCACTTATTCAGCCattctgtgaccaaaaacaagctacataatGGACAGCACCAAAATAAACGGACTCTGGAAATGACAAAGCGCCTCGTAACCTTTCTGGAAATGTGTCAAACCGACCCCTTCTGTGGTAACAGACTGGGACGATTTGTAATCAAATCTAATTCCCAGGAACGGGGTTCAAATGAAACAGAAACCGTGTGGGATAATAACATGGCCGTGTCCAACCCTGCTTGTTCCCTCGACTCCACTACCAACCACCAATCTCCAACAGGGCCCTTAACCTGTATCACTAGAAATGTCATAGTGAGCTACAGGTAGGAATCAGCAATGAATCCCAATAATGAGCCAACTATGGGAGGGGTAACCCTTTGTGGACAAATCTCTCAACGTATTACTGCTACCCTGGGGAGATTGATATATCCATTGAACACCATGGAACACCGGCTCCGACCCacatcggatgtggcagagcttgcaaactattaaagactacaaaGTGAAGCACAGCCgatagctgcccagtgacacgagcctacaagACGAGCTCAATGACTTCTATGCTCGTTTCGAggaaagtaacactgaaacatgcatgacagcatcagctgttccagacgattttgtgatcacactctccgcagccgatgtgagtaagacctttaaacaggttaacattcacaaggccgcagggccagacggattaccaggacgtgtactccaagcatgcgctgaccaactggcaagggtcttcactgacattttcatccccTGTCTGACTCTGTAATACCaagatgtttcaagcagaccaccacagtccgTGCCCAAGAATACTAAGAtaaccgacccatagcactcacatctgtagccatgaagtgctttgaaaggctggtcgtggctcacatcaacaccattaacccagaaaccctagacccactccaatttgcatactgccccaatagatccacagatgatgcgatctctattgcactccacactgcactttcccacctggacaaaaggaacacccatgtgagaatgatattcatcaactacagctcagagttcaacaccatagtgtcctcaaagctcatcactaagctaaggaccctgggactaaacactgagcacgcccacattctcatcgaaGGGGTTATAGTGGAGcagttgaaagcttcaagttccttggtatccacatccttggtgtccacattatagGCTTACTTAACTGGTGAACTGTTGAAATCATGGAAACATAATGACGATTCTAATTCTGGATTTGGAAAAGAATGTGCAGCATCTGGAATATTGTTGTTTGACTACCAAATAACAAACCAGGGAGGAATTACTGACAGAGTAGGAGCGTGGTGGAGACGTCCAAGAGAGGAAAATCAGGAAGGGAAATGACAGCAAGTAGTGCAGACAAAAGGGATAACAAGTTGGTGAAACAACAGATGTGTTGGAATGAGAACAATATAGATGGAATGAGCACAATATAGATGCTACTTTGAGAACACAAACTCACATATTTCACAGCACAGAGTGAGGGAGTCCAGGGGATGACTGGAGGAGCAATGGAGGAAGCATTGTAGGATTCTCTTGGCGTGAGAACAGTTGGTGAGACTGAGTGGACGATGGTGAAGAACAGTGGAGTGAAAAGGGCTAAAGTTGGTAATGAACAGCAGTTTAGTGTCTGAGTGGGAATCATCAGCAAGGATGTTTTTGTGGGTGACCTGTTAATGGTCTCAAAGATAGTGAAGGATGAATTGGGTGAAGTGGAATCGGTTCGAGTGACCAGGAGCGGTATGATTCTTATTGAGTGTCAACAGCGCAAAAGGAGAAAGCTTTGTGTGGTTTAGGTTACACATTTCAGGTAGACGCACGttaattaaaatgaatgatagACGGAAGGTTTTACTGTGGTTTGGTGAAGTGGCTCTCCCATCTTATGTAAAACCTGGGTaagtgagatatacagtggggagaagaagtatttgataacctgcaaaatcggcagtgtttcctacttacaaagcatgtagacgtctgtaattttcatcataggtacacttcaactgtgagagacggaatctaaatcaaaaatccagaaaatgacattgtatgatttaagtaattcatttgcattttttgCTTGACAtacgtatttgatcacctaccaaccagtaagaattccggctctcacagacctgttagtttttctttaagaatccttcctattctccactcattacctgtattaactgcacctgtttgaattcgttacctgtataaaagacacctgtccacacactcaatcaaacagactccaacctctccacaatggccaagactagagagctgtgtaaggacatcagggataaaattgtagacctgcacaaggctgggatgggctacaggacaataggcaagcagcttggtg
This sequence is a window from Oncorhynchus mykiss isolate Arlee chromosome 13, USDA_OmykA_1.1, whole genome shotgun sequence. Protein-coding genes within it:
- the LOC118938250 gene encoding zinc finger protein 664-like translates to MPHSSSLKLNPVPAEEEEVCWMEKEALVKVEEEEEAVTIQKQVESEAVTVKEEEKDVSVKEEEDAFRVKEEEEDVSVKEEEGEVTVTLKNEEEEGPGYLGPVSQTHLKASNGSNNEQALINTRERRDYPGSSGGPQQPHDADEAEKSLSTSKHLKKHQQRSTGEKPYCCSDCGKRFLRSDSLKIHMRIHTGKKSYSCSNCRKGFLRSDSLKIHMRIHTGEKPYICDQCGKSFTTSHQLTSHQRTHTGEKPYSCNQCGKNFHTSSHLIRHQRTHTGEKPFNCDQCGKSFPTSSQLTSHQRTHTGEKPYSCNQCGNNFPTSSHLIRHQRTHTGEKPYSCDQCGKSFPSSSQLTSHQRTHTGEKPYSCNQCGKSFTTSSQLTSHQRTHTGEKPHSCNICDKRYSDKRSLIKHQKIHGVVS